The following coding sequences are from one Megamonas funiformis window:
- a CDS encoding Gp138 family membrane-puncturing spike protein, with translation MSQTSNEIRNVVDNWVDEKISNIHTALNGKIISYDASINRAIVQPSGTYKTEDYREFAYPIIYNVPVVFPTGMGGNSGVTFPISSGDGCLIIFAEKQLDDFVNNSNTSDDLRKHSLNDAICIPGLYTNATKSNIKHANSVCLFNGSAMLQITENGFSGILNGTDFKFADGDLVVNGISLLHHTHGNVENGGGSTGEAQ, from the coding sequence ATGAGCCAAACATCAAATGAAATTCGTAATGTAGTAGATAATTGGGTAGATGAGAAAATAAGTAATATACATACTGCGTTAAATGGAAAAATAATTTCATATGACGCTAGTATAAATAGAGCTATTGTGCAACCTAGTGGAACTTATAAAACAGAAGATTATCGAGAGTTTGCATATCCTATTATTTATAATGTTCCGGTAGTATTTCCTACAGGAATGGGAGGTAATTCAGGAGTTACATTTCCTATATCTTCTGGTGATGGCTGTTTAATAATTTTTGCGGAAAAACAATTGGATGATTTTGTAAATAATAGCAATACTTCTGATGATTTGAGAAAACATTCGTTAAATGACGCAATTTGTATACCTGGATTATATACAAATGCAACAAAAAGTAATATTAAACATGCAAATAGTGTGTGTTTATTTAATGGTTCGGCTATGCTTCAGATAACTGAAAATGGTTTTAGTGGTATATTGAATGGTACTGATTTTAAATTTGCTGATGGCGATTTAGTAGTAAATGGTATAAGTCTTCTCCATCATACACATGGAAATGTTGAAAATGGTGGTGGTAGTACAGGAGAGGCACAATAA
- a CDS encoding DUF2612 domain-containing protein — translation MNRYESMMNHLLVQFSNTKVLQAIFCAISDELQLLDDTFNNLKEKRWIDTGEGAQLDGIGEIVDRNRLINNAITINFFGFENQINTTGFNQARFREYSEPYLSSTSLSDEEYRLILWAKVNKNNSLCYMNDTIKSIQFIFKTDIAIVQDIYNAKFIVGIGRKLTKNEILFANALDLIVRPAGVSCQSMTHFDKDNVFGFYNQKFAKGFGQAPLSEIFSNNLIKKGYVV, via the coding sequence ATGAATAGATATGAAAGTATGATGAACCATTTGCTTGTACAATTTTCTAATACGAAAGTTTTACAAGCAATTTTTTGTGCAATTTCAGATGAATTACAGTTATTAGATGATACTTTTAATAATTTAAAAGAAAAGCGATGGATAGATACAGGTGAAGGTGCACAGTTAGATGGTATAGGAGAAATTGTGGACCGAAACAGGTTAATAAATAATGCTATTACTATAAATTTTTTTGGATTTGAAAATCAAATTAATACTACTGGTTTTAATCAAGCTCGTTTTAGAGAATATAGCGAACCTTATTTATCCAGTACATCTTTGTCTGATGAAGAATATAGATTAATTCTTTGGGCTAAAGTTAATAAAAATAATTCTTTATGTTATATGAATGACACTATAAAATCTATACAGTTTATTTTTAAAACGGACATTGCTATAGTACAAGACATTTATAATGCAAAATTTATTGTTGGTATTGGTAGAAAATTAACAAAAAATGAAATTCTATTTGCAAATGCTTTAGATTTAATAGTTAGACCTGCTGGAGTTAGTTGTCAAAGTATGACACACTTTGATAAAGATAATGTTTTTGGATTTTATAATCAAAAATTTGCTAAAGGATTTGGTCAAGCTCCATTGTCTGAAATATTTAGTAATAACTTAATTAAGAAAGGATATGTAGTATGA
- a CDS encoding phage baseplate protein, with product MYIGKIPGILPEKKNKQQTYPALMPKLTEPAKIGDLSVDVLLETETNFDSEVTENPVEDGSIIADHVQRKPMSLKMQVVFTPTPISFGTVDNNRLQNVANSLMKIYLNREPITIKTVDSIYNNMVMVRAPLPKTVKNGICYKMELEFKYVQIVTQRTEDIPEEYANNDAQGKAGTTEKDGGTATQSNLGTGMTTIQNTSTVKVNTIQADYSVAGEIQTGLEVSVNTAINTIISSLL from the coding sequence ATGTATATCGGAAAAATACCAGGTATATTGCCTGAAAAAAAGAATAAACAACAAACATATCCTGCACTTATGCCTAAATTAACAGAACCTGCTAAAATAGGAGATTTATCTGTAGATGTACTTTTAGAAACAGAAACTAATTTTGATAGTGAGGTAACAGAGAACCCTGTCGAAGATGGTTCTATAATTGCTGACCATGTACAAAGAAAACCAATGTCTTTAAAAATGCAGGTAGTATTTACGCCTACTCCAATTAGTTTTGGTACTGTTGATAATAATAGGTTACAAAATGTAGCAAATTCTTTAATGAAAATATATTTAAATCGAGAACCGATAACTATAAAAACTGTAGATTCTATTTATAATAATATGGTAATGGTACGAGCACCATTACCAAAAACAGTAAAAAATGGTATTTGTTATAAAATGGAACTTGAATTTAAATATGTACAAATTGTTACACAAAGAACAGAAGATATTCCTGAAGAATACGCTAATAATGACGCTCAAGGCAAAGCAGGTACTACTGAAAAAGATGGGGGTACAGCAACACAAAGTAATTTAGGTACAGGTATGACAACAATTCAAAATACATCTACAGTAAAAGTAAATACTATACAAGCTGATTATAGTGTTGCTGGAGAAATTCAAACAGGTTTAGAAGTAAGTGTTAATACAGCAATTAATACAATAATTTCATCATTATTATAG
- a CDS encoding tyrosine-type recombinase/integrase, which translates to MRKPNGYGSIKKLSGNRRRPFVFVITQDGKQKAIEYFCTQTEAEIYAADYNKKNNKILHGHETTFDELFYRWLPFYIDKHQPSKSTINSYHNAYKHCLPLHEMPLKKIKYYHLQDIIDTVKRKGLSYSTCKKIRSTLSLMFKYALMMEYVDKNYVMLLNLGKNKQKRPHKPFTRQKINKLWSNIHIEGVDTILILIYTGMRIGELLELTKDNVYMRQKYIKITKSKTKSGLRIIPIHEKIFPLIQIRMQTPGKYLICRHDEKPYNYSIYCTLWDKIMLALNAKYTPHDCRHTCATLMDNAEVNYNAKRKILGHACNDVTNGVYTHKDIRQLRKAINKIK; encoded by the coding sequence TTGAGAAAACCTAATGGATATGGAAGTATTAAAAAATTAAGCGGTAATCGGAGGCGACCTTTTGTTTTTGTTATTACTCAAGATGGTAAACAAAAAGCTATAGAATATTTTTGCACACAAACAGAAGCTGAAATTTATGCTGCCGATTACAATAAGAAAAATAATAAAATTCTTCATGGGCATGAAACCACCTTTGATGAGCTATTTTATAGATGGTTACCTTTTTATATAGACAAGCACCAACCTAGTAAAAGCACTATAAACAGTTACCATAATGCTTATAAACACTGTCTACCTTTACATGAAATGCCATTAAAAAAAATTAAGTATTACCACTTACAGGACATTATAGATACAGTTAAAAGAAAAGGTCTTTCCTATAGTACTTGCAAGAAAATCCGTTCTACTTTATCACTTATGTTTAAATACGCTTTAATGATGGAATACGTAGATAAAAATTATGTTATGCTTTTAAATTTAGGCAAGAATAAACAAAAACGACCACATAAACCTTTTACAAGACAAAAGATTAATAAGCTTTGGTCTAATATCCATATTGAAGGTGTCGATACTATATTAATTCTAATTTATACTGGCATGAGAATAGGAGAACTTTTAGAACTTACTAAAGATAATGTTTATATGCGACAAAAATACATTAAAATAACTAAGTCCAAAACTAAATCTGGTCTGCGAATAATTCCCATACATGAAAAAATATTTCCATTGATACAAATACGTATGCAAACACCTGGTAAATACCTTATTTGCCGACATGATGAAAAGCCTTATAACTACAGCATTTATTGCACTTTATGGGATAAGATAATGTTAGCACTTAATGCAAAATATACACCTCATGATTGTCGTCATACTTGTGCTACTTTGATGGATAATGCAGAGGTGAATTATAATGCTAAACGTAAAATATTAGGTCATGCATGCAATGATGTTACAAATGGAGTTTATACACATAAAGATATTAGACAACTCCGCAAGGCAATTAATAAAATAAAATAA
- a CDS encoding phage baseplate protein, translating to MPAHSHTAATNTTGNHNHNATGCNGSSGPNNGHFGEIGNRTDGSYAVTESAGNHAHTITINNTGNGSAHNNLQPYFACYFWKRVS from the coding sequence ATGCCTGCTCATAGTCATACGGCTGCAACAAATACAACAGGCAACCATAATCACAACGCAACGGGTTGTAATGGTAGTTCTGGTCCAAATAATGGGCATTTTGGAGAAATCGGAAATAGAACAGATGGTAGTTATGCTGTAACAGAAAGTGCAGGAAATCACGCACATACTATAACAATAAATAATACAGGTAATGGTTCTGCACACAATAATTTACAGCCATATTTTGCTTGTTACTTTTGGAAAAGAGTAAGTTAA
- a CDS encoding phage holin family protein, whose translation MHEEFINFIISLIPTKLETYVGGGVAFVGILLQHFIGQWNNQIEILLIFMIIDYITGLSAAYIMSNVYLDSRKGFKGIIKKIVILCLVILAHQMDVLIGQDALIKNVVLLFFIGNEGLSILENASNCGLPVPKKLKDTLAQFTEIKAKK comes from the coding sequence ATGCATGAGGAATTTATAAATTTTATCATCTCTTTAATTCCTACTAAATTAGAAACGTATGTTGGAGGAGGTGTTGCCTTTGTGGGAATTTTGTTGCAGCACTTTATAGGGCAATGGAACAATCAGATAGAAATATTGTTAATTTTTATGATTATTGATTATATTACTGGTCTAAGTGCTGCATATATAATGTCTAATGTTTACTTAGATAGTAGGAAAGGTTTCAAAGGTATTATCAAGAAAATAGTTATTCTTTGCTTGGTAATATTAGCACATCAGATGGATGTGTTAATTGGGCAGGACGCATTGATAAAAAATGTTGTCTTGCTCTTTTTTATTGGAAATGAAGGCTTAAGTATTTTAGAAAATGCTAGTAATTGTGGTTTGCCAGTTCCTAAAAAATTAAAAGATACTTTGGCTCAATTTACAGAAATAAAGGCAAAAAAATGA
- a CDS encoding phage protein encodes MSFWKRQYKVIFPEIGYEFANTLRVKFTVEKDLTKQTNKSSLEIYNLSDTTRKAIEKPDIKCEILAGYEGNGGVTKLFIGNVIQAYSKINGLDIITKFDLSDGQVAIRDSIMSISFPPNTPGDTIINAIARNMGLSIVFGEGATFGTFKNGYSFIGKGAEALSEICYGSGCTWSIQNNILQIILDGGIVANRGIVFSADSGLIGSPERIVKSNYKTDKETPKRKRKRKENKDRAEKQAGWKIKTLLSPSINPGDAVKVESKFITGWFRVEAIRHTGDISSNEWYSEIDLIERLTYI; translated from the coding sequence ATGAGCTTTTGGAAACGGCAGTATAAAGTTATTTTTCCTGAGATAGGTTATGAATTTGCTAATACCTTAAGAGTTAAGTTTACTGTAGAAAAAGACTTAACCAAACAAACGAATAAAAGTAGTTTAGAAATTTATAATTTAAGTGATACAACAAGAAAAGCTATTGAAAAGCCTGATATAAAATGTGAGATATTAGCAGGTTATGAAGGCAATGGTGGAGTAACAAAATTATTTATAGGAAATGTAATACAAGCATATTCTAAGATTAATGGATTAGATATAATTACAAAATTTGATTTAAGTGATGGACAGGTTGCCATTAGAGATAGCATTATGAGCATATCTTTTCCGCCTAATACACCTGGTGATACTATAATAAATGCTATTGCTAGAAATATGGGATTATCTATAGTATTTGGAGAAGGTGCGACTTTTGGTACTTTTAAAAATGGATATTCTTTCATTGGTAAAGGTGCTGAAGCATTAAGTGAAATATGTTATGGTAGTGGCTGTACATGGTCAATACAAAATAATATTTTACAAATAATTTTAGATGGTGGAATAGTTGCTAATAGAGGAATTGTTTTTTCAGCGGATAGTGGACTAATTGGAAGCCCTGAAAGAATTGTAAAATCTAATTATAAAACTGATAAAGAAACACCAAAACGCAAAAGAAAAAGAAAAGAGAATAAGGACCGTGCAGAAAAACAAGCAGGTTGGAAGATAAAAACTTTATTATCACCATCAATAAATCCTGGAGATGCTGTAAAAGTTGAAAGTAAATTTATAACAGGTTGGTTTAGAGTAGAGGCTATTCGTCATACTGGTGATATTAGTTCTAATGAATGGTATAGTGAAATTGATTTGATTGAAAGGTTGACTTATATATGA
- a CDS encoding phage tail protein has protein sequence MSELDFQKIFASGASSQIDWTDDNYLKGWGYLGNVPPSYQSFDSLQRLNDLKFKYLYDEFMGIETNTEELISNHNENSEAHKTLFDKKLDKNGGTVTGNLNASGYNITATKFIGNLQGKADSAANADLAAKATTAENANNANNSSVANKLGTSTVGSATKPVYINNGVASAVSVDLSTLAPKASPGLTGTPTAPTANVDTNNTQIATCGFVRNAIAKFAPMLDTMKKIYPVGSIYISTVSTNPATLFGFGTWEAMPAGRVLLAQGKSSWGTTYNAGSTGGEATHQLTVGELPSHGHSASTNTANLTGNANSIGINYDEVSVSGIISKNRGNDYGGTNNDHNKTGFLINASHSHTVTINSTGSNQAHNNLPPYLAIYIWERTA, from the coding sequence ATGAGTGAATTGGATTTTCAAAAAATATTTGCTTCTGGGGCAAGTTCTCAAATTGATTGGACAGATGATAATTATTTAAAAGGTTGGGGATATTTAGGGAATGTTCCACCATCATATCAATCGTTTGATTCTCTTCAAAGATTAAACGATTTAAAATTTAAATATTTATATGATGAGTTTATGGGAATAGAAACAAACACAGAAGAATTAATTAGTAATCATAATGAGAATAGTGAAGCACATAAGACATTATTTGATAAGAAATTAGATAAGAATGGTGGAACAGTTACAGGAAATTTAAATGCTAGTGGTTATAATATTACCGCTACTAAATTTATAGGTAATCTTCAAGGTAAAGCCGATAGTGCAGCTAATGCGGATTTAGCAGCAAAAGCTACTACAGCAGAAAATGCTAATAATGCTAATAATTCAAGTGTTGCTAATAAATTAGGAACTTCTACAGTGGGAAGTGCTACCAAGCCAGTATATATAAATAATGGTGTTGCAAGTGCTGTTAGTGTAGATTTATCTACACTAGCACCAAAAGCAAGCCCTGGATTAACAGGAACACCAACAGCTCCAACTGCTAATGTAGATACGAATAATACACAAATTGCTACTTGTGGATTTGTTAGAAATGCTATAGCAAAATTTGCTCCAATGCTAGATACAATGAAAAAAATATATCCAGTTGGAAGTATTTATATATCTACAGTTAGCACTAATCCAGCTACATTGTTTGGATTTGGTACGTGGGAAGCAATGCCTGCTGGTCGTGTGTTATTAGCACAAGGTAAATCTTCTTGGGGAACAACCTATAATGCAGGAAGTACTGGTGGGGAGGCAACTCATCAACTCACTGTGGGAGAATTGCCCTCTCATGGTCATAGTGCCAGCACAAATACAGCTAATCTAACAGGCAATGCGAACAGCATAGGTATAAATTATGATGAAGTTAGTGTTAGCGGGATAATATCTAAAAATAGAGGTAATGATTATGGTGGTACAAATAATGACCATAATAAAACAGGATTTTTAATTAATGCTTCACACAGTCATACTGTAACAATAAACAGTACTGGTTCAAATCAAGCACATAATAATCTACCACCTTATTTAGCAATTTATATATGGGAACGTACTGCTTAA
- a CDS encoding phage baseplate plug family protein, with translation MVSISVTDSNDFVETVTLDDKVYKLHFAYNGNSKDWTIDIRDSNNVDIVRSIKIVPNFPLLAQYKRHDLPKGELIAVVNNNKQVITRKDFINNSAILIYIPKEELNELLETAV, from the coding sequence GTGGTAAGTATTTCTGTTACAGATAGTAATGATTTTGTGGAGACAGTTACTTTAGATGATAAAGTATACAAATTACATTTTGCATATAATGGTAACAGTAAAGATTGGACTATAGATATTAGAGATAGTAATAATGTTGATATAGTAAGAAGTATAAAAATTGTTCCTAATTTTCCTTTATTAGCACAATATAAACGACATGACTTGCCAAAAGGTGAATTAATAGCTGTAGTAAATAATAATAAACAAGTGATAACTAGAAAAGATTTTATTAATAATAGTGCAATATTGATTTATATACCTAAGGAGGAACTAAATGAGCTTTTGGAAACGGCAGTATAA
- a CDS encoding tape measure protein, producing the protein MVVRELIAKIAYELDKNSVNKADNSINKTKSKLSKIANVGSNAWNKISNSANKTRISINGIGKEAIYTSEQLRRMGAYQDKLGRWHGSNGKYLKINADTTQARANILSLQSSMHSLINGARMLGQAIIAAFAIDRIIAFTQAIQKSADEMMNLDGRLRTITSTDEERFNIEDRLYVLSQQNRQGMKEMGNLYFKIANGTKKYGFNTEDFMRATDIVSKSLTIGGASTAEAQSTILQLGQALGSGFLMGDELNSLNENAQPLMQKIAEYFGKDIGELKEMGSERELKSEDIMRAILSAGAKMDEEFSKMPTTIGQSLQQIENLWNRFTQRLERGTGVFSFIAKSMSNNVMYISNIVNDLFTLMDDYDGSQEWLDRFQDSYPILFTLYEGFSSLKDIVMDIVEAFKPFTNELNNFDIYDIFFGIKNALQEIFSGLLPTIEPFLQAIARLASDILPLLKNSFITIAPLIATGFAIIASILGSIIEIFTSIINFIADLIEENQEFAQLLVNIGVIILTYIYGGFIAVAGAIGFVIQAIQWCYEQLIILKNIIVESLYNAFIYALQAVSLFFSSIAQFFGNFIAETFIAVGQFISAFGNAINSVKNFFSGLGSFAISILQQIANAIQNWVLDKIEWASSKLNSLQSFADTVLDGIGNAVSSASYEYTMNNNFNVKNSDEAVSVVSGLDFPPLYPGD; encoded by the coding sequence ATGGTAGTTCGAGAATTAATAGCTAAGATAGCTTATGAATTAGATAAAAATAGTGTAAATAAAGCAGATAATAGTATAAATAAAACAAAATCTAAATTATCGAAAATAGCTAATGTAGGTAGTAATGCGTGGAATAAAATTTCTAATAGTGCAAATAAGACCAGAATAAGTATTAATGGAATAGGAAAAGAAGCCATTTATACATCAGAACAACTTAGAAGAATGGGAGCATATCAAGATAAGTTGGGGCGTTGGCATGGTTCTAATGGTAAATATTTAAAAATAAATGCAGATACAACTCAAGCGAGAGCTAATATTTTAAGTCTACAAAGTAGTATGCATTCTTTGATAAATGGAGCAAGAATGCTTGGACAAGCAATTATAGCTGCTTTTGCGATAGACCGAATAATAGCTTTTACACAAGCAATACAAAAATCTGCTGATGAGATGATGAATTTAGATGGTAGACTTAGAACCATTACTTCTACAGATGAAGAAAGATTTAATATTGAAGATAGATTATATGTGTTATCACAGCAAAATAGGCAAGGCATGAAAGAAATGGGAAATTTGTATTTTAAAATTGCTAATGGCACTAAAAAATATGGATTTAATACAGAAGATTTTATGCGTGCTACAGATATTGTATCTAAATCTTTAACTATTGGTGGAGCAAGTACAGCGGAAGCACAATCTACAATATTACAATTAGGACAAGCGCTAGGTAGTGGCTTTCTAATGGGAGATGAATTGAATTCTTTGAATGAAAATGCTCAACCGCTAATGCAAAAAATTGCTGAATACTTTGGTAAAGATATTGGAGAATTAAAAGAAATGGGGTCGGAGCGTGAACTAAAATCTGAAGATATAATGCGAGCTATCTTATCTGCTGGTGCAAAAATGGATGAAGAATTTTCTAAAATGCCTACGACTATTGGTCAGTCTTTGCAACAAATAGAAAATCTTTGGAATAGATTTACACAGCGATTAGAACGTGGAACAGGTGTATTTAGTTTTATTGCTAAATCTATGTCTAATAATGTTATGTATATTTCTAACATTGTAAATGATTTGTTTACCTTAATGGATGATTATGATGGAAGTCAGGAATGGTTAGATAGATTTCAAGATAGCTATCCTATCTTATTTACACTATATGAAGGATTTTCTTCTTTAAAAGATATAGTAATGGATATCGTAGAAGCTTTTAAACCATTCACTAATGAATTAAATAATTTTGATATATATGATATATTTTTTGGAATTAAAAATGCTTTACAAGAAATATTTAGTGGACTATTGCCAACAATAGAGCCATTTTTGCAGGCAATAGCAAGATTAGCTTCAGATATATTACCATTACTAAAAAATAGTTTTATAACTATTGCACCACTTATTGCAACAGGATTTGCTATTATAGCTAGTATATTGGGGTCTATAATAGAAATTTTTACTTCAATAATAAATTTTATAGCAGATCTTATAGAAGAAAATCAGGAATTTGCTCAATTACTTGTTAATATTGGAGTAATAATTCTAACATATATTTATGGTGGTTTTATTGCAGTAGCTGGTGCTATTGGATTTGTTATTCAGGCTATTCAATGGTGTTATGAACAATTAATTATTCTTAAGAACATAATTGTAGAAAGTTTATATAATGCTTTTATATATGCTTTACAAGCAGTTTCATTATTTTTCTCAAGCATAGCCCAGTTTTTTGGTAATTTCATTGCCGAAACATTTATAGCAGTTGGACAATTTATTTCAGCTTTTGGAAATGCAATAAATTCAGTTAAAAATTTCTTTAGTGGTTTAGGCTCTTTTGCAATAAGTATATTGCAGCAGATAGCAAATGCTATTCAAAATTGGGTATTAGATAAAATTGAATGGGCTAGTAGTAAATTGAATAGTTTGCAAAGTTTTGCAGATACTGTTTTAGATGGTATAGGTAATGCTGTATCATCTGCTAGTTATGAATATACTATGAATAATAACTTTAATGTTAAAAATTCTGATGAAGCAGTTAGTGTGGTAAGTGGATTAGATTTTCCACCATTATATCCAGGCGATTAA